One genomic region from Thermomicrobium sp. 4228-Ro encodes:
- a CDS encoding ABC transporter ATP-binding protein has product MARVELVEVTKRYGQTIAVDRVSLDIAEGEFVTLLGPSGCGKTTTLRMIAGLIEPSDGEIRFDGRVVNHIPPHKRNIGFVFQFHALFPHMTVADNIAFGLKIRGRPKAEIAQRVEELLELVNLQGFGTRLPAQLSGGQQQRVALARVLATDPQVLLFDEPLSALDRNLRDQLKYSILELQRRTRKTAIYVTHDQSEAFAISDRICVMNAGRVEQVGTPVELYLQPRTEFVANFVGDNNVLRGLVVRTELRDDGQRGVLIRSNGIELHAVDPHGLQIGDPAVVFVRPENIEIVSDDPIGSPDTLLEGLIDQVIFEGPTVRVVIDVHGVPIRVVVSGPQRLTLLGRNGRRVYLRPHAAVAIRDTSVVESSVRR; this is encoded by the coding sequence ATGGCACGCGTCGAGTTGGTCGAAGTCACGAAGCGTTACGGACAGACGATCGCAGTCGATCGTGTCAGTCTGGATATCGCCGAAGGAGAATTCGTCACTCTCCTCGGCCCCTCCGGGTGCGGGAAGACGACGACGTTACGCATGATAGCCGGGCTTATCGAACCGAGTGACGGGGAAATTCGATTCGACGGTCGTGTCGTGAACCATATCCCGCCACACAAGCGGAATATCGGTTTCGTCTTTCAATTTCATGCCCTCTTTCCGCACATGACCGTGGCGGATAACATTGCTTTCGGCTTGAAGATTCGAGGACGCCCCAAGGCGGAAATCGCCCAACGTGTCGAGGAACTGCTCGAGTTAGTGAATTTGCAAGGCTTCGGGACACGTCTGCCCGCACAACTGTCTGGTGGACAACAGCAGCGTGTTGCCCTGGCACGGGTACTGGCAACCGATCCGCAGGTTCTCCTCTTCGATGAGCCGTTGTCGGCACTCGATCGCAATCTCCGCGACCAGTTGAAGTACAGCATTCTCGAACTCCAGCGGCGAACTCGGAAGACGGCGATCTATGTGACCCACGACCAGTCCGAAGCGTTCGCGATTTCTGATCGCATCTGTGTCATGAATGCTGGCCGCGTGGAACAGGTCGGCACGCCGGTCGAGCTGTACCTCCAGCCACGGACGGAGTTCGTGGCGAACTTCGTTGGGGATAACAACGTTCTGCGCGGTCTCGTCGTGCGAACAGAGCTGCGCGACGATGGGCAGCGCGGCGTGCTCATCCGCAGTAATGGCATCGAATTGCACGCAGTCGATCCGCACGGATTACAGATCGGCGACCCTGCTGTCGTTTTCGTTCGACCGGAGAATATCGAGATCGTCAGCGATGACCCGATCGGGAGCCCTGACACACTCCTGGAAGGCCTCATCGATCAGGTCATTTTCGAGGGGCCAACCGTCCGCGTTGTCATCGACGTCCATGGTGTGCCGATCCGTGTGGTCGTGAGTGGGCCGCAACGGCTGACTCTTCTCGGTCGTAACGGGCGACGCGTCTACCTTCGACCGCATGCTGCTGTTGCCATCCGCGACACGTCCGTCGTGGAGTCGAGCGTGCGGAGATGA
- a CDS encoding SIS domain-containing protein, whose translation MTTRGEGGGADSRGGAAVCRACCAGSSENAARYGQYLFGAHNRLPVVRTTPSLFTVYGRPPELTGGLVVGVSQSGQSPDIVAVLAEGRRQGALTVAITNDPEAPLGRVAEMVLPLGVGEERGIAATKTYTAQLLMLAMLSTALGGEVGRWRELERVPTAVAEALEGNERVGVVAEVVRAAGQLVVVSRGQLCDGV comes from the coding sequence GTGACCACTCGTGGAGAAGGTGGCGGCGCGGATTCGCGCGGCGGCGCCGCGGTTTGTCGTGCTTGCTGCGCGGGGAGTTCGGAGAATGCGGCGCGGTACGGACAGTATCTGTTTGGGGCGCACAATCGCTTGCCCGTGGTGCGTACGACACCGTCGCTGTTCACGGTGTATGGGCGACCGCCGGAGCTGACAGGTGGGCTCGTGGTAGGGGTCAGCCAGAGTGGGCAGTCGCCGGACATCGTTGCGGTGCTGGCCGAGGGGCGCCGGCAGGGGGCGCTGACGGTGGCGATCACCAACGATCCGGAAGCGCCGCTTGGCCGGGTGGCTGAGATGGTGCTGCCGCTTGGCGTAGGGGAAGAGCGGGGAATTGCCGCGACCAAGACGTACACGGCGCAGCTCCTGATGCTGGCGATGCTGAGTACGGCGCTGGGGGGTGAGGTAGGGCGCTGGAGGGAGCTGGAGCGGGTTCCGACGGCAGTTGCGGAGGCGCTGGAGGGGAACGAGCGCGTAGGGGTGGTCGCGGAGGTGGTGCGTGCGGCGGGGCAGCTTGTCGTGGTGAGTCGGGGGCAACTATGCGACGGCGTGTGA